The window AGCATCTCGTCGACCCCCATGCCCCGCGCGACCTCGCGGCGTTCATCGCGGAACTGCCCAAGGCCGAACTGCATGTGCACCACGTGGGCTCCGCCTCTCCCCGGATCGTGGCCGAGCTGGCCGCCCGGCATCCCGACTCCAAGGTGCCGACCGATCCCGCCGCCCTGGTCGACTACTTCACCTTCACCGACTTCGCCCATTTCATCGAGGTGTATCTGTCGGTCGTCGATCTGATCCGCACCCCGGAGGACGTCCGGCTGCTGACCTTCGAGGTGGCCCGTGACCTGGCCCGGCAGCAGGTGCGGTACGCCGAGCTGACCGTCACGCCGTTCTCCTCCACCCGGCGCGGCATCGACGAGCGTGCCTTCATGGACGCGATCGAGGACGCCCGCAAGGCCGCCGAGTCCGAGTTCGGGACGGTGCTGCGCTGGTGCTTCGACATCCCCGGCGAGGCGGGTCTCGAGGCCGCCGAGGAGACGGCCCGGCTCGCGACCGACGACCGGCTGCGCCCGGAGGGCCTGGTCTCCTTCGGTCTGGGCGGGCCCGAAGTCGGTGTGCCGCGTCCGCAGTTCAAGCCGTACTTCGACCGGGCGATCGCGGCCGGGCTGCACTCCGTACCGCACGCGGGCGAGACGACCGGACCGGAGACGGTGTGGGACGCCCTCACGCATCTGCGGGCCGAGCGCATCGGCCACGGCACCAGCTCCGCGCAGGACCCCAAGCTCCTCGCGCACCTCGCCGAGCACCGGATCGCGCTGGAGGTGTGCCCGACCTCCAACATCGCCACACGCGCGGTCCGCACCCTCGACGAGCACCCCATCAAGGACTTCGTCGAGGCCGGGGTCGTCGTGACGATCAACTCCGACGACCCGCCGATGTTCGGCACCGACCTCGACAACGAGTACGCGGTGGCCGCCAGGCTGCTCGGCCTCGACGAGCGGGGGCTCGCCGAGCTGGCGAAGAACGCCGTCGACGTGTCCTTCCTGGACGCGGCGGGCAAGGCCCGGATCAAGGGCGAGATCGACACGTACACCGCGGGGTGGCTCGACCGGTGAGCAGCCCTGTCCCCCTCGCCGTCGGACACCGGGGCGACCCCTACCGGCACCGCGAGAACACCGTCGCCTCGCTGCGCTCCGCGCTGCGGCGGGGCGCGGACGCCGTGGAGATCGACGTACGCCTCACCCGGGACGGCGTGCCGGTGCTGCTGCACGACGAGACGCTGAAGCGGCTCTGGGAGCAGGAGCGGCCGGTGCGCGC of the Streptomyces koelreuteriae genome contains:
- a CDS encoding adenosine deaminase — translated: MTQHLVDPHAPRDLAAFIAELPKAELHVHHVGSASPRIVAELAARHPDSKVPTDPAALVDYFTFTDFAHFIEVYLSVVDLIRTPEDVRLLTFEVARDLARQQVRYAELTVTPFSSTRRGIDERAFMDAIEDARKAAESEFGTVLRWCFDIPGEAGLEAAEETARLATDDRLRPEGLVSFGLGGPEVGVPRPQFKPYFDRAIAAGLHSVPHAGETTGPETVWDALTHLRAERIGHGTSSAQDPKLLAHLAEHRIALEVCPTSNIATRAVRTLDEHPIKDFVEAGVVVTINSDDPPMFGTDLDNEYAVAARLLGLDERGLAELAKNAVDVSFLDAAGKARIKGEIDTYTAGWLDR